The genomic stretch TCCATAATTTAAAACTTTATCCTCTTTTGATAAAAACATAGCACATCTTCTAGCTATTATTTTTCTTTCATCTAGTAAAGATTTTTCTTTTACATCATTTACCAGAATACTACTGTTTACAAAAGTTTCATCATATTGTGTTCCAAAAGTTTGATGATGGTATTTTTCATCTGAACATAAAACTACGTAATCTACAAATATACTAGGTATTCCAACCAATTTAGGGTTTATACTACCATTTTTCACTTTCTTTTCAACCTGTACAACTACTTTTCCACCACTATTTTTTGTAGCCATAGCCAATGCTAAACTTTCCAATGTTAAGGCTTCTTTTTCCAAAGAAATATTCCCATCTTCATCAGCCAAAGTTCCTCTTAAAATAGCAAAATCTATCTTTGAAGGAGCTTTAAAATAAAGGTGTCTTTCATTTTCTATAAAAATTTCTTTAACAATATCTTCAGATGTTATTTCATTAACTTTTCCACCTTGAAGCTGTGGATCAACAAATGTTCCAATTCCTATTTTTGATATTGTACCTTTTTTACCTGAAGCTAAATCTCTAAACATATGCGAGATTACTCCTTGTGGTAAGTTGTATCCTTGAATTTTATTTTCTAAAGCTAAATTGCCTAATTTAGGTGCTAACCCCCAGTGACCTCCAATTACTTTATTTACCATACCTTCATGCGCTAAATGATTTAGACCTTTTCCTTTTCCATCTCCTTGGCCTGCTGCGTATATTAACGTTAAATTTGTTGGTTTTTTATTTTCTAAATAATGATTTTCCATTTCTGTTAAAACTTCTTCTGCAACACCTATTCCTACAAATCCTCCTGTAGCTACAATTGACTCATTCTCTATTTTTTTAGCAACTTCTTTTGCACTAATGAACTTCATAAAAACACCCCTTTTTTCATTTTTTTGAATCGGTTCTCACTTTTATATAAACCATATCATTATCAAAATGTCAATATTTTTTTATG from Cetobacterium somerae ATCC BAA-474 encodes the following:
- a CDS encoding acyl CoA:acetate/3-ketoacid CoA transferase, producing the protein MKFISAKEVAKKIENESIVATGGFVGIGVAEEVLTEMENHYLENKKPTNLTLIYAAGQGDGKGKGLNHLAHEGMVNKVIGGHWGLAPKLGNLALENKIQGYNLPQGVISHMFRDLASGKKGTISKIGIGTFVDPQLQGGKVNEITSEDIVKEIFIENERHLYFKAPSKIDFAILRGTLADEDGNISLEKEALTLESLALAMATKNSGGKVVVQVEKKVKNGSINPKLVGIPSIFVDYVVLCSDEKYHHQTFGTQYDETFVNSSILVNDVKEKSLLDERKIIARRCAMFLSKEDKVLNYGIGMPEGIAEVLRDGNQEHLFTPTVEPGAIGGTPAGGLSFGASVSPQAIIDQPYQFDFYDGGGLDIAFLGLAQCDSTGDINVSKFGPKIAGCGGFINISQNAKKVIFCGTFTAGGLKVQVTENGINILNEGKSKKFIEAVEQITFSSKTANLNNQPVFYVTERAVFKLSKDGLELIEIAPGIDLEKDIINNMEFRPIISENLKVMDKKIFQDNFKLDL